Below is a genomic region from Eupeodes corollae chromosome 1, idEupCoro1.1, whole genome shotgun sequence.
gctggtgtagtTTTCcgcgtttatagcggagcctagacagacgaagtccttgactacctcaaagttacatctgtcgatggtgacgtttttgaccaagatgtcggtgttgtattcctttcttgacgacagcatgtactttttttgCCCTCATCGAAACCATCCATGATCAATCtgattgacggtagattgatctggagaagtccaagttcctttgtggatgttgaggtgtggaaaacgcctactggctaccatgatgtttcgccccgcagcaaaatctatccATTGCccgaagtgttgtcgtgcaggcttttTTGTCCGATTATTCAACCAAAAACCAACGTAgtaccgtggcatgatggttagtgcgttggactgtcatgccagaggtcttgagttcgatccctgcctatgccaccaaaagtcttttcacgggtactacctcttgcgaggatttaacaaattctccaagagtaactcttgtcatgaaaaagtgcttctcgaattagccgttcggattcggcatataaactgtaggtcccctccattcctgacaacattactcgcacacaggaatggttgagagttgtaagtcactaggccctggttctcaacggactgttgcgccacccaatttatttttttattcaaccaaagatgtcttcccttaatagcttggcatttaaatcgCCAAGGACAGTTTTGATattgtagctaggacactgctcatatgttttgactaagagctcgaagaacatatctttggtgttatcatctttctcttctgtgggagcgtgcgcgcatatcaggctaatgttctagaatttagccttgatgtgtatggtcatgaggcgctcgttgatgcacttaaagctcaagacttcttgcctaagtctggctccaatgacaaagccgcatccacataagcgctgttggttttcgtggtataGCAGTCactatagtaaatatcgcagtttttcatccttatTTTGCCCGgcctatcccatcgtatttcctggatggcggtgatatctgctttatagcagtctaggagctccgctaattcttcggccgcacgtggtctgttaagggaccctACATTCCACgcacatatccgaagttcgttgtcctttattctaTTGCGTTTGTTGTCAACAGTAcataaatccgtccgtatccgaaggTTGTcagtgcttcgcaactatgaaagcttttacgtggccaggaagtcacccctaagtataactccaaggatttggagccggataaaaccgctccttataggcttgGGCtacgaataagtcgaagaagccctataaggtgttctgttcactaagtagttcaaccttactggaagtctagacgccaccgttaattccatctcgggaattcctccgctgccgctCTGGATAAGAAAAGGTGCCTTAGTGAATACACCtttccccacctctctcgttttctattccaacaattttccactggggttggaacccaatctccagttgaggtactaggcacccgatgttcaccacggggtggtgagagtaggagttgatagacagaggtgagttttgagaaaaacctgtggacgcttgtgtcctcttgactGCATATGTCTTCCATCTGATTATCAAATGAGGGATTAAAAAAGAATAGTAATGCAAAAGTGCAAATCGGTTTATCATAGTTGAAGACAGTTAAGTTCATCTTGTCAGGAAGGCTGATACAGCTAAATATGCATGGTTCAAGTTAAAAAATCACCATGAAAAATTAATGCTCTGTGTTAAGGTACAAATAATGCTTACAATTTGTAGCTTAAGACTTGAGGAAGGATATCGGTTTGGAAGACTAAGCTATGCCGACACTATATGATACGCTTGTAGATTAGTGGATCACGTGCCAGGAAATTGGACAAATACAATGGTCCTTAGCAGTTTATTCCGGTTGTTCGACACTCTCGTTACTGAACTTCAAACtagaaaatctaaaaactaGTGGAAACTAAGCTGCTACACGAGTCGAAGAGACAGAATAAAGTAATAATATTGGTCTTCAAAATGCTGAAGCCATCAAAGGATTTGAAACTGATAAACTGGTGAGTGATTTTCAAATCGAAGATTGTAAGCACAGTCAAGAATGCCAAACGTGCACGTAATGTAAACTGAGCCGTTCAGTATTTAGCACACCCTCTAAAGTGTTAGTCAAGCCCCATTGGATTAAGTTCACAGTGATGTTTGTGGTTTAATGCAGACGATTACCTCTAGGttgggttaggttaaagtggctgtccgtgatttATTAGGATACACTAATGCCAGTTTAATGTTGAATTGTGTtgccacatgaatcttgaggctttttgctaagctcaatgaaactagtttgagtcccttacgaaacttgAAAGTACGCCTAGCCGCGTGGGGTGCTTTCCTgttagacagtgcccggtaatgacaccgattatcgaacTTATATGCGATCGGCTTAGATATAGCAAGTAGgtaccttgatcgctttaaatctagtgtagacCAGATGTTTCTCGTTACCTAATAAGTTCCTGGCCTTCTTTATAGTGTATTTCATAAGCAACAGTCTACAtgtgtcgaattgcagttgggggatggtgtagtcggTGGAcattggaattgattctaaatacctattAAATATAGAGTgcccaatgttgttgttaatccactgcgacgaaTCTTATCTTTGAGggaataaatattttccaacaGTCGTTGAGTTCAGTCGATACACAGTGTTATACGTTCTTAGTGATTAATCCGAGGGTTTTGGACAGCTTATTAAGTAcattgaaactaaaaaaaatatgtttttaatgaaGCCTTTTAAGGTCATACGATCGGATAATGGAGGTCAAGATACGGCGGGTAGGATCTTATAATTCTTTGTATGATGAACCTGACAAAAACATTGGTGATATCCAGGAAAACCAACAACAATTAATCTAGACATTATTCTGATCCCAAGAGAGTCaacaagaataaataaagaaataccaCCATAACGTTTCAATAACGGAGAAAATATATTACAAGACGATCTTATAGCCTAGAAACTATAAAGACTTTATTACTTATCACTGCAACTGCAGCAAACGGTGGAACAATGGGTTGCTTGAAAAGATTAAAAGATCTTGATAAAAATAGAACTTGAGAATTATAGTACTTCCACCGAAGGATGCAGGTGGAACTATAACATAAAGCGTGATGTCACCGGACATCTCGCAAAGGTTAAAAGGCAGACTTGGTGCTCTGGAGTCCAGTCACATAAACGGAATTGACTATGATCAAACTTTTGCCTCAGCGGTTAGGCATCAGACACCTTTTAGACTTTCTTTATCTTGAGCGGGTATTGTAGAACATCTGGAGGTTGTACCTGttatatttaagtaaataaagatGACATAATCGTCGCAAGTACAGATGAATATCAAGATTTTAGAGGAGCTGCTTGCTGCTTTAAAATCCACAATTTGGAGGAAATTTGTCATAATTAAGGCATTGAAGCTTCTAGCGATAGTCTATAGTCAAACTTCAGTTTAAGACAAGAGGAACACATTGAAAGACTTGTTAATCACTTCCGATCTTAGGACACAAATAATTCAAATGTCCCAATAGAACCAGAATACTTCAAGTCAACAACTGTAACTAAATAATTACATGACAATAAAGAATAtcaaaaactaaacttattATGCACAGAGATAAACTTAAGGCCAGATATTGCAGCAAGCGTATCGATATTGGCAACAGAAACTGCATCTCCAAGTCAAGTAgacttttttgaacttaaatggAATCAAATTCAAAAGTAGTTGGAGGTTTTcagcataaataataaataaattgggtggcgcaacagtccgtttgagaactagggcctagtgagtGACAACTCTTAatcattcttgtgtgcgagtactgtcagcgatggaagggacctacagttttaggtgtcataggcagggatcgaacctctggcatgacagtccaacgcacttaccatttcattccacgggtactacataaaACAATTTCTGAAATGAACTGATGACAttgttaattaataattattttttgtaaaaaattcatGAATCATAAAACTGTGTACACTCGGAAAACTGGTGCGTCATTTTATTCAagacatttaaaagaaatacaaaactaaagtgaatgcaaaaaatgttgatttcaaGAAAATCTTTAAAGTAAGTGTCTTAACctaaattaaatcaatagaattgtaataaaagcaatttttatgcAGTAATACAGATTTCAACTCATTTGCTATTGATTCTTGAATTTTATAAGAtctatacaaatttactttcctTTTgctttctctttctctttttcATTCTGTATCCATTTATATATACACTTATCCATTTGATAAGCACATTCGCAAGGATCATTTCCGATAAGTTTAGTTGCACATTCTTCCATTTCTTCTAACATGGCGAAATGGGCAGGATTATTTCTTACAGATTCCTTGAAATCTTCGTCAATAGTTGCTGAACATCCATCCATTAGCGTTCCAAATTCGTACAGACACAACCCATAACATTTCAAATTTGGATTATCCTCAAAAAGTTGTAGAAAACTTTTGATATTCTCATAATCTCTTGAATAGTCAAACGCTAATTCCATAGTTATATCTGCCTTCTCAAGACATCCTGTGGAGGTTATATAATTTCTTAAACTTTCGTCTGCTTCTGGAAATTTGATTTCTAAactctgtaaaaaaaaataaaaattagagaATAATTTAACCCAATTTTAGTTCTTACTTGAACGTGAACCACTATAAAACACACTATTAACGTCGCAATAACTTCTCTCTCCATTTTGATGAATGATCCAGGGATTTTGAAGTAAGCCTGGTTTATATAGGAAAAATAAAGGTTGATAGtcatcaaatcaaaaaactcaTTTCATTATTAGATTATATTAGTTTCTATTTGTTCAATGACGTaatcatttaaataaagtaaatttaattacgATTGTTTTTTAGTTTCTGATACAACAAATAAATTCACACCGATTTGTATTATATTCATTTCATTTGCATGCaatgttaaaacaaattgttaaaaataatatttgtttaagtcaAGTTTTCATGATAAGCTTAAAGTAATAAGTTTAGGAAATACATTGTTCTCCATTTTCAATCAGGGGCCTTTTGACCGATGCCAATTGTAACCATCACACTTAGTTTTGTATTTCGTGTGTTAATTAGAGaatattagaaaaatataaattaatgtttcaGAATTTTATGGAATTCAGTTAATCATTTGATAAATCTTATTAGTCGTAAACATAATTTCtgactttttttcgttttgtagcGGAAGCCTTACCACAtgcactttaaaaattaataagttgaGTCTTTCCATCATGCGAAAAGAtcttatttaaatacaatttcagCACAAATAAGTatcttctaaatttaaaattatatggaTTTCAAGTACTTGGGACTTCCAACCGTGTTTTATTAATATCTTTTCTAATTTATGAAAACAGTAAATCCGTCAGtgtccgaggcttgttggtgcttcgcaactatgaggcttttacgtggccaggaagtcaaaCCGACGCACaaaccccaacctggagggccagatcctaagtataactcgaagaatggggagccggataaaaccgctccttacaggcctgggctcctaATAAGTGGAacaagccctataaggtgttcactaagtactTCCACCTTATTGGAACTGtaaacgccaccgttgatttcatctcgggaattcctccgctgccgtctggataaggagaggtgccttagtggaaacacctctcctcacatctctcgtttgctgcccccaacaactttccactggggttggaacccaatctccagttgagataCTAggtacccgatgttcaccacggggaggtgagagtaggagttgatagacagaggttggttttgagaaaaacctgtggatacttgtgtcctcttgaatgcacatgtctaccatttgaacatttaatCCTGAacaaaggagaccctctaaactgcaccaactatagaggaatcagtctacttaacatcgcctataaaatcttctctgccttaATATGTGAaggtctaaagcccatcgtcaacaacctgataggtccttatcagtgtggttttagactaggaaagtccacagttgatcaaatatttacattacggcagatcctggaaaaaactcaagagcaccaaatcgacacccaccatattttcatcgatttcaaggccgcatatgacagcatctacagggacgagctgtatagagccatgtctagttttggcatccctgccaaactcgtccgtttgtgcaggatgaccatggagaattcacgctgctccataaaggttggaaacaacttaacagaatccttcgatttcaaaaaaggttcaagcacgatgttattttcttaacatcgtgcttgaaagaatagtgtagcgctcacacgtcaacactagaggcactactggcatatgctgatgacattgacataatcggaagaactcagcgtgatgtcaatggaccttttgtgagtattgaggcagaggcggcaaaaatgggtttaacggttaaggagggcaaaacaaagtacatgctgtcggcatgaaaggacatacaataccgacgttttggtcaaaacgtcacaatcgacagacgtaactttgaggtattcaAGGACTTCGGCTACCttggctccgctgtaaacgcagaaaactacaccaacgctgaaatcaaacgcagaataactcttgctaaccgctgtttctttggactaagaaagcaactgagtggtaaagtcctctcccgagggaccaaagtgttgatatataagacccttatcatccccgtcctgctatacggtgcagaagcatggaccatgacaaaagcggatgaaagcaccttggatcgcttcgagagaaaagttagttcttcgtgtgatctacggtcccgtatgcatcgaaggggagtggaggagaagatggaacgacgaactgtacgggctgtacagcgacgtaaacttagcaagaagagtaaaattccaacgacttagatggctggatGGATATCAATAAACaaactaaggtaaacaaataagttgggaagaaacttttgtgcaGCAGTCACAAATTTCAAGTATTGCCAGCACGGTAGCTCAGCTTAtattggggggggggggggggtttggataaggtgaacattttattaagcaaggtgatcaataaaattgaaatgaaattgatatcaaaatgatatcgaaatacgacgaggtgaatttctccaagtcgtattgattATAATGGGTGCCAGGAAACATTTTACTGGAAGTTTACCACAACCAGCAGCtgaaaaatttgtcttcaaataaactcacgaaataaaagaaaggttttattttccagaaaaggaaatttgaattatgttttattgcctggaaaaccttaGCCAaagccgggattaaaaaccaggatcttttataaaagagaaagatacaaattgaattattgagatCGCCGGAAGGTCAATTTTcgataaatgttttgaaaaagaaaatgatggatataatgataaaaaccgataaaagaaatcactcgaagaaaattatttcgataagaaaaaaaaatcaaaaagctgTAAACGCGTCTCGTAATATCAGGAAATTAGACTAGAAGGTCAAAAGgacgaatttgaaacaaatgaaGTACACCAGAAAAAGTAATATTCTTAGGAACAACAGAAAACACTATACTTAGGTTCTTTTTGACTTCCTACAACAGCTATCGTAGTCCTTCCTCAACTTTTCTCCAcggcagaacaaaacaaaatcaatagaaacttaaagaaaaactatcgtacgaaacaaaattactttatgtaggtcttttcaaaaaaaattccttcacacaatttttctttcgtcaAAAGGCTTTGGGCGCAATTcaaaaagtggccatcatcatggtgagcttgacccttccggctacttgccctcaggcaatcctctcggaCCTTTAgcgtggtgatcgatctgtctcggtcccACAACCTCCTCCATTTataagattggggtgtgcgaccgagaagccaattatctttcatcgcacgcgatctctttaaagaggtgatgcgatcacccagtagctcaatgagtgagttcagctcttcttTTTCGAACCCATTTCAGTCAAGACTTTCTGAAAAATtgtgtggaattcctcgcattaccgagtgCCTACACGCCCTAgattttggttgaggaaaaactacttatgtcgtATTGAAGTaagtcggtagccaagcctataattaaaataaaagttatcaagatattcttggagtgatttttctatCGGAAATACTTTCTGATACTTAGTTAATGTAGGTGTGATTTTACTTGATGATCTTGTTCAACCAATATGTGGGTCAACCGTCGCACAGTCCAGGTTTCTAATAGACACTTCTAGAATTTTGGGACCGCCGTAAGAATTCGTCAAGGGTGGTTAGCAacaagggaggtgaaacttgttgtggtaaaattcaCCGCAACATAGTTTAAAGTGacaattttgctgtttttgagacatttatattcttgaaattagtGTTTAAgtctcagttctagaacatctaaagcaaatccacttcaaaatgtagatttttttttatttgttacgatcttaaaagttttacacaacagaaaatcaattttgaaataaatatgttatttttaaaagtgctactttttgcaacaaagttaagaaagtttacaaataaataattcaaaatataataggggtATATCCATTAAATCAATactattgattttgaattgaagggaattcctacaaaaatacaaacaaattatctcccggGAGGGGGGGgagtcatgacccctacgacccccctcTTGATCCGCCTTTGGTTCTTGTTGTGGTTCGTCAAAGATGTAACTATCTTGTTAAAACTAAACGTCATCCACATCCATCCACACTAAACAATTATACCTTGGAGAGACTttgaaacaatagttttttacaaaatttaatgtagcTTCAAAACTCGGGCTTTGAGAAGAAagtttacttacatttttttgatttaattatttctttcataattttttgataaacagGTAACAGAAGATTAGAAACTGCTGCAACACATAGATTCTGAAATAATACACTCTAAATTGCAAAGAAAATATGGTTGTCGCctctatcaaacccaaaaagAACTAGTGGTTTGATTTGAGCTTTAAAGAGGTTGTTAGGATCAAAAAAACAAGTTTCCgaaattacaaagccaacctaactaaggaaaaccggaatactcgtaagttcaaataaattaaaaagacctgtaacggacatatacgacgcattaaatttttgcatgaccagaaattacgtcaaaaaatactacaatgtcccaatggtagtacaaatttctggtatTGATcccttctttgttgggttagaagtTAACTTTTGGACCGTTCAATTAAAGTactattggacgggttcaaatctgaatCCAGAAAATAAACGctagtgtgccccagggttccgttttCTCTTTTGTCTGACTCTTCtaaccctcagcttttcatattcgtttttaaaaactcatccttattcttcggatgtggactaccaacggtagcgtatgataagctcattcaattttgatcttgactgcattgtacaatggggattcaaaaaccTTGTACAAttaaatgtttcgaaaactcaatgctgtttagagtcgcaaaagcgtaaccctcccttaatgccactatccatgagtggtacttgcatcgaggagactaaacagctatcagtcctaggtatgtgtattacaaaccacttgttgtggagtgatgaCATATTTGACATCGACAAAAATGcagctaagtgtttaggttttttccgacgatgcaagaatttTTGTACTTgcacttctgatctggctagAATTTACAAAGCCTGTATTCGTTCAAACCttagtacaattcccatatttgggcagatGCTCCTATAACTCACTTGAGtttcttggacagaattcaaaagagagctctaaaaaagATAGGCGGCCtgtgtctaactgaaacttttacatctctcgagcaccgtccgtcgtaaggtttcatgtctctcattatttatCGCTATTTaaataagcaatgctctaatgaaatcccctcaaataattcaaccgtaatactcgttttTTTAGGAATGccaatcagtttacccttgagcctaatttcagtcgtactgtaaagtacaaagatagttttttaagtcgtactacacgaatgtggaatgctttaccagattcaatatttcccactaaaaaaaacctgtcaaattGTGATAAAATAGAAAGTAGATTTACGATATTTACGATGTAAAGCGATCAGAAAGATTGAGGTAACATTTCATATCATATTATAAGAgtctattgttttttattcaataagtCAAAGCTAACATAACTGAAGGGTGATTGTGGTCTAGCTATGAAGACCTAAGAAAGATCTAAGTCACCAGGAGGTGCATCAAGAACCTaaatgcttacttacttacttactcaaggtggtgctacagttcTTTGTGCACTATggcctcacccaaaaaacttctctaGCTTCCAGATGTTTCCAACTGCGCATTTCAAGTTCGGTAAGGTCACTTAACACTTTTGCGAGCCACGGTTTTCCACTAGTGCGCTGgtctg
It encodes:
- the LOC129939928 gene encoding uncharacterized protein LOC129939928: MTINLYFSYINQAYFKIPGSFIKMEREVIATLIVCFIVVHVQSLEIKFPEADESLRNYITSTGCLEKADITMELAFDYSRDYENIKSFLQLFEDNPNLKCYGLCLYEFGTLMDGCSATIDEDFKESVRNNPAHFAMLEEMEECATKLIGNDPCECAYQMDKCIYKWIQNEKEKEKAKGK